CGCGACCTCGACGACTGGAACTTTGCAGATGTAAAGGATAAAAAAGGTAACGTGACCTACAGTGCAGATGACCAGCGTGATGATTTCTGGGCTTACATCAACCAGGATTCTTACCTGAAGGATCGTAAGGGCAAATATACAGAGCGTGGTGGCGCTATCATGCCATGGCACCATCAGTTGGATTTCAAGTTCAACCAGAACTTCTACCTCAAGGTAGCCGGTCAGAAGAACACCCTGCAATTTGGTGTTGATATCAAGAACCTGGCTAACCTGCTCCACAGCAGTTGGGGTCTCTACAAGAGCGTAAACAACATGCAGTTGTTGAAGTACGACTCAAAGACAAAAGCATTCAACTTCCAGAAGAATGGAAAGAACATCTTGGACAAGACTTATACCAATTTGACAAGTTTCAGTTCTACCTATTCTATCCAGTTCTCTGTAAGATACATATTCAACTAATACAATAAAAAAGTCCTGCGGTTTATATCATCCGCAGGACTTTATTTTTATTATATTCAATTCTGATGAATCTTTCATCATTTTTTATTGCATCTATCATTATACGGATGCGTCATTTATCACATCTATGATTACGAATCTTTCCGTCTTTTATTGCAGATTAGAATAAGCCTAATATACTCTCGGACCAAAGATTGTAGTTCCGACGCGAACCATCGTAGAGCCATGCTGGACAGCCAACTGGTAGTCGTGGCTCATTCCCCAGCTTCGCTCACAGAATGCAGGACAATCAGCGAAGTACTTAGCCTTGACCTCATCAAAGAAACGGGCAGCCGTATCAAACTCGCTGGCAATCTGATGCTGGTCATCGACATGAGATGCCATCATCATCAGACCGCAAATCTGCACGTTCTTCATCTCTTTCCACTCACCTTCCTCCAAGAGTTGGCGGCAGGCATCGAGGGTTAAGCCATACTTGGTTTCCTCCGCTGCAATATGCAGTTCAAGCAAAACCTTAACCACCCTATCGTGCTTGGCAGCCTGCTTGTTGATTTCCTTCAGCAGTTTCAGGCTATCCACAGCCTCGATCATAGCGATGTAAGGAGCGATGTACTTCACCTTATTGGTTTGAAGATGACCGATGAAATGCCACTCAATATCCTTAGGCAGCGACTCCACCTTACGAGCCAGTTCCTGTTCATGGCTTTCGCCAAAGACACGCTGACCCTCTTCATAAGCAGCCTCGATATATTCGTTGGGATGAAACTTGCTGATGGCAACGAGGCGAACGCCTTCAGGCAAGTTGCCGAGGACCTCTCGGAGATTTCCCTTTACGTCATATTCCATTTACTTATTCTCCTGTTCGTATTCAGGAACATCATTCTTCTCCTCTTTTTTCTCAGAAGCAACCTGATGTTCAAAGACATCCATAATAGGCGTCTCGTTGATACCGATTGTATCGTAATCAATCATCGTCTTGCCCATCACCTCATCGATGTATCTCAAGGCACGAGCAAGCGACTTAGCCTGTACGAGGTAAACCACGTTGGTACGCTTTTCCTTATCACTCTTATCATCAATGGTGATAAACTGGAGTTTGGCTCTATACCATTTGTCATCATCATCCACATCACTGAAGAAAATCTCTCCGAAGGCAGACTTGGTGATACCGGAAACGTGGAATTCACCGCTTACATAGACAGACATCTCATCGATGATACTGCTCTCAGCCTCTGTAAAACTCAACGCATCCACTACATAGGTTTCAGATACCATTTTCTCGGTACCATCTTCCTGAGTCTTCTGATATTTTACCTTGGTAGTAAACCAAGTACCTGTTCTTGATCTCATAATATACCTTACTATTTATATAACATTACAAATCCCGTTAATACGGAAAAAACAATGCAAAGTTATAAAAAAGAAAACAAATAAACAAGATTCATAAGCGTTTTTTATGAAAAAACTAAAAATCTTTAGCTATCTTTCTCCATTTTCGCCGAAATTGATTACCTTTGCATCCAAATGTAGAAATGCCAACATCATCCGATGGAAGATAAGGCGAATTTCACATATCAACAGTTCATAAAAGAAAGAAATAAGATGCCTGAAATTTCAGTACGCGGTATCGAAATGCCAGAGTCACCAATCAGAAAGTTGGCTCCTTTGGCTGCCGCAGCAAAAAAACGTGGGGTTAAGGTGTATCACCTCAACATCGGTCAGCCTGACCTTCCTACACCTCAATGCGGTCTGGATGCATTGAAGCACATAGACCGTACCATCCTGGAATATTCTCCAAGCCAGGGTTACCTGAGCTATAGAGAGAAGTTAGTGGATTACTACAAGAAATTCAATATCAACGTAACTGCCGATGATATCATCATTACATCGGGAGGTTCTGAGGCTGTGCTCTTCTCATTCATGAGCTGCCTGAACCCTGGCGACGAGATTATCGTGCCAGAACCAGCTTACGCCAACTATATGGCATTTGCCATCTCTGCGGGTGCCAAGATTCGCACCATCGCCACCACCATCGAGGAAGGTTTCTCCTTGCCTAAGGTGGAGAAGTTTGAGGAACTCATCAATGAGCGCACCCGTGCCATCCTGATCTGTAACCCAAACAACCCAACCGGTTACCTCTATACCCGACGTGAGATGAACCAGATTCGCGACCTCGTGAAGAAGTATGACCTCTATCTCTTCTCTGATGAGGTTTACCGTGAATATATATATACAGGTAGTCCTTACATCAGTGCCATGCACCTGGAGGGTATCGAACAGAACACCGTGCTCATCGACTCTGTATCCAAGCGTTACAGCGAGTGTGGTATCCGTGTTGGAGCCCTAATTACCAAGAATGCAGAGATTCGCAAGGCCGTGATGAAATTCTGTCAGGCACGTCTCTCTCCTCCACTCATTGGTCAGATTGTAGCAGAAGCATCTCTTGATGCACCAGAGGAGTACTATCGTGATGTCTATGATGAGTACGTAGAGCGCCGTAAGTGTCTGATTGATGGACTCAACCGCATCCCTGGCGTCTATTCTCCTATCCCAATGGGAGCCTTCTATACCGTAGCCAAGTTGCCTATCGACGATTCTGACAAGTTCTGTCGCTGGTGTCTTGAAGAGTTTGAATACGAGGGCGAGACCGTGATGATGGCCCCAGCCTCTGGTTTCTATACTACTCCGGGAGCAGGTCGCAACCAGGTACGTATGGCTTATGTACTGAAGAAGCACGACTTGGAGCGTGCTCTCCTCGTCTTGGCAAAAGCACTGGAAGCTTATCCAGGAAGAGTAGAAGATGAAGGACTTTGATAATTACAAAAGAAAAATATGAATTTTCCTCTATTTATAGCAAAGAGATTATATAGTGAACAGGGCGACAAACGTAAAGTTTCTCGCCCTGCTATTCATATTGCCACAGCCGGTGTTGCCATCGGGTTGGCAGTGATGATTGTCTCTGTATGCGTGGTGTTAGGCTTCAAGCATACCATCCGCGACAAGGTGATCGGTTTCGGCAGTCATATCCAAGTGGCTGACTTCATGACCCTCCAGCAGATGAACCAATACCCAGTGGTGATGGACGACTCGATGATGACAGTCCTCAAGAAGGCACCGGGCGTGAAACACATACAGCGATTTGCCATGAAAGAGGGTATTCTGAAAACTGACAATGACTTCTTAGGCGTTGGATTCAAAGGCGTAGGACCGGAATTCGACTCTACATTCATCCACCAGAACATGGTGGAAGGAAGCATTCCTAAGTTT
This is a stretch of genomic DNA from Segatella hominis. It encodes these proteins:
- a CDS encoding YggS family pyridoxal phosphate-dependent enzyme, whose translation is MEYDVKGNLREVLGNLPEGVRLVAISKFHPNEYIEAAYEEGQRVFGESHEQELARKVESLPKDIEWHFIGHLQTNKVKYIAPYIAMIEAVDSLKLLKEINKQAAKHDRVVKVLLELHIAAEETKYGLTLDACRQLLEEGEWKEMKNVQICGLMMMASHVDDQHQIASEFDTAARFFDEVKAKYFADCPAFCERSWGMSHDYQLAVQHGSTMVRVGTTIFGPRVY
- a CDS encoding DUF4494 domain-containing protein, with the protein product MRSRTGTWFTTKVKYQKTQEDGTEKMVSETYVVDALSFTEAESSIIDEMSVYVSGEFHVSGITKSAFGEIFFSDVDDDDKWYRAKLQFITIDDKSDKEKRTNVVYLVQAKSLARALRYIDEVMGKTMIDYDTIGINETPIMDVFEHQVASEKKEEKNDVPEYEQENK
- a CDS encoding pyridoxal phosphate-dependent aminotransferase, with amino-acid sequence MPEISVRGIEMPESPIRKLAPLAAAAKKRGVKVYHLNIGQPDLPTPQCGLDALKHIDRTILEYSPSQGYLSYREKLVDYYKKFNINVTADDIIITSGGSEAVLFSFMSCLNPGDEIIVPEPAYANYMAFAISAGAKIRTIATTIEEGFSLPKVEKFEELINERTRAILICNPNNPTGYLYTRREMNQIRDLVKKYDLYLFSDEVYREYIYTGSPYISAMHLEGIEQNTVLIDSVSKRYSECGIRVGALITKNAEIRKAVMKFCQARLSPPLIGQIVAEASLDAPEEYYRDVYDEYVERRKCLIDGLNRIPGVYSPIPMGAFYTVAKLPIDDSDKFCRWCLEEFEYEGETVMMAPASGFYTTPGAGRNQVRMAYVLKKHDLERALLVLAKALEAYPGRVEDEGL